One Streptomyces umbrinus genomic window, CCGGCACGGTCAAGGTCAAGGACGCCGCCCTGCTCGGGCAGCTGAAGTCCGACCCGGGCAGTTTCTACGCCAATCTGCACACCGCCGAGTTCCCGGGCGGCGCCGTCCGCGGCCAGCTCCACAAGGTCACCACGAAGTTCGACTTCCGGCACGCGCTGAACAACTTCCAGGCGTCCGTCATCAAGGGCAAGCAGATCTACGAGTGCAAGAAGGCGGCCGACGGCACCACGTCCTTCGCCCAGCGTGACGTGGCCGCCGTGCTCGGCGGTCCCATCGCGCACTCGTTCGTGAAGCCCAACTCGGGTACTCCGCAGTGGATCGCGGCCGACCGCAGCGCCGTCACGGGCGCGCTGATCTCCAAGACCCCGAACGGCGACAAGAACATCCCCGAACTGGACCTCAGGGCCACGCAGTCCGGCAAGCACCGGGGGCTGCTCGCGAACACCGCGGAGATCCTGCGGCTGAACACCGTGGGCGGGGTCGCTCCGGCCGGGTCCTGCAAGGTGGGCAAGATCGTGGGAGTTCCGTACGGGGCGGACTACGTGTTCGTGAACCGGTGAACAGCCCGCTGACCACCGGCTGATCCGTCGGATCCGGAAGCGGTCCACCCGGATCGGGAAGGGATCCACCCGGGACCAGGAAGTGATCCACCCGGATCTGAAAGGGTTTCACCCGGCTCCGGCGAGATACACGGACGGCGTCTTCCCCGCACGACCCCTACGGGTCGGGGGAGCCGCCGTCCACCCATGTCATACCGCAGGTGTACACGGAGTTGGCTCCGAGGTCT contains:
- a CDS encoding CHRD domain-containing protein, with the translated sequence MGTIVTFAQRRKKLVMTGVAVATAAGVAAAVIPAVADSGSSGKGSSVSASTGHSEHGGQSIEVQSGALAGGSGGTILAASLNGANEVPVQGGPAVGDKDGAALEFVKVKGDKVSVAVKWRGTGKPTLLHIHQGAKGVNGGVKVDFTKLLGNAKGRTVTGTVKVKDAALLGQLKSDPGSFYANLHTAEFPGGAVRGQLHKVTTKFDFRHALNNFQASVIKGKQIYECKKAADGTTSFAQRDVAAVLGGPIAHSFVKPNSGTPQWIAADRSAVTGALISKTPNGDKNIPELDLRATQSGKHRGLLANTAEILRLNTVGGVAPAGSCKVGKIVGVPYGADYVFVNR